A DNA window from Eptesicus fuscus isolate TK198812 chromosome 8, DD_ASM_mEF_20220401, whole genome shotgun sequence contains the following coding sequences:
- the LOC129149982 gene encoding X antigen family member 3-like encodes MSQHLTSRAEWNTILVEDKESDQPVGPVVDQQPSDEKPKQEGSPTENLDVTPDEEKADAGAPEVQGIDLEADTQELVKPVTKGECGNNPEVIGQACAKPEPTEMPEAEGKPPV; translated from the coding sequence ATGAGTCAGCATTTAACATCAAGAGCTGAATGGAATACAATACTAGTAGAAGATAAAGAGTCTGACCAGCCAGTGGGACCCGTGGTTGACCAGCAGCCCAGTGATGAAAAACCTAAACAAGAGGGGTCACCCACTGAGAACCTGGATGTTACACCTGATGAAGAGAAAGCAGATGCAGGAGCACCTGAGGTTCAAGGGATTGATCTGGAAGCTGATACCCAAGAACTGGTGAAACCAGTGACTAAGGGCGAATGTGGCAATAATCCTGAAGTCATCGGGCAGGCTTGTGCAAAACCAGAGCCCACTGAAATGCCAGAAGCAGAAGGGAAACCACCCGTTTAA